Proteins from a genomic interval of Nitrosomonas sp.:
- the rimI gene encoding ribosomal protein S18-alanine N-acetyltransferase encodes MNAIQDQTIIREMCLEDLEEVIRIEHEIFIFPWTLGNFRDSVKAGYHCRVLVRKENNLLMGYGVLMMGVDEAHLLTLGIGSTWQKLGCGAHMLHYFIELAENQGAVSVLLDVRVSNTHAVKLYRRLGFEQIAVRKGYYPAMCGKEDALVMRRAL; translated from the coding sequence ATGAATGCTATCCAGGATCAGACGATAATTCGTGAAATGTGTTTGGAAGACCTTGAAGAAGTTATTCGTATCGAACATGAGATTTTTATTTTCCCCTGGACGCTGGGTAATTTTCGGGACTCGGTTAAGGCAGGCTATCACTGCCGGGTACTAGTACGAAAAGAAAATAATCTATTGATGGGGTATGGAGTATTGATGATGGGTGTCGATGAAGCGCATCTTCTTACCTTGGGTATCGGTTCTACCTGGCAGAAACTAGGATGCGGTGCTCATATGTTGCATTATTTTATTGAGTTAGCCGAAAATCAGGGAGCAGTATCCGTATTACTGGATGTGCGCGTATCTAATACTCATGCAGTCAAACTTTATCGGCGCCTTGGGTTCGAACAAATTGCAGTACGCAAGGGATATTATCCAGCAATGTGTGGTAAAGAAGATGCTTTGGTGATGCGGCGAGCGTTATGA
- the tsaB gene encoding tRNA (adenosine(37)-N6)-threonylcarbamoyltransferase complex dimerization subunit type 1 TsaB — translation MNIIAIEASTAYCSLALWQNGTVSDQDTYVGQQHSELLLPMLQVLLDEAALSLSQIDGIAYGAGPGAFTSLRIACGVAQGLAFSHDIPVVGVITLEALAQRANVPHALVALDARMGELYFAAYSRTDQGWLAIHAPVLTSPAFTPAVQGEGWVGCGSGFDAYETVLADRYAGQLTRVVPGLYPRAREVVQLAVDKFMRGEGMAAENALPIYLRDKVALKESER, via the coding sequence TTGAACATCATTGCGATTGAAGCCTCTACTGCTTACTGTTCGTTGGCCTTGTGGCAGAATGGTACAGTAAGCGATCAGGATACGTATGTGGGTCAGCAGCATTCAGAGCTGTTGCTGCCAATGTTGCAGGTTTTGCTGGATGAAGCAGCACTCAGCCTCAGTCAGATAGATGGTATTGCATATGGTGCAGGGCCGGGCGCATTTACCAGTCTGCGTATCGCCTGTGGCGTGGCGCAAGGGTTAGCGTTTTCTCATGATATTCCTGTCGTGGGCGTGATCACCCTGGAAGCGCTGGCGCAACGGGCAAATGTGCCCCATGCGCTGGTTGCTCTGGATGCCCGCATGGGCGAACTCTATTTTGCGGCCTACAGTAGAACCGATCAGGGCTGGCTGGCTATTCACGCGCCTGTATTGACTAGTCCAGCATTCACTCCTGCTGTGCAAGGAGAGGGATGGGTGGGGTGTGGGAGTGGTTTTGATGCTTATGAGACAGTGCTTGCGGATCGGTATGCTGGTCAACTGACCAGGGTTGTGCCTGGCCTTTATCCGCGCGCACGTGAAGTTGTGCAGCTGGCAGTTGATAAATTCATGCGAGGCGAAGGAATGGCAGCAGAGAACGCGCTGCCGATTTACCTTCGTGACAAGGTGGCGCTCAAGGAAAGTGAGCGATGA
- a CDS encoding TlpA family protein disulfide reductase, which produces MRYFLTILLLFLITATTLGAQTPDFTLRDSAGKTHRLSDYQGKWVLVNFWATWCEPCLKEIPDLSSLHGARKDIVIIGVAMEFDDPETVMKFVEDLSIPYPIVLGNQKIAGQIDELSMLPSTYLYNPTGNPAARKVGLITRAEIEAFISAH; this is translated from the coding sequence ATGCGTTATTTTTTAACTATTCTTTTATTATTTTTGATCACGGCGACTACTTTGGGTGCGCAAACACCTGATTTTACTCTGAGAGACAGCGCAGGCAAGACGCATCGGTTATCGGATTACCAGGGTAAATGGGTGCTGGTTAATTTTTGGGCAACCTGGTGTGAACCTTGTCTGAAGGAAATTCCCGACTTGTCTTCATTGCATGGAGCTCGCAAGGATATCGTCATTATCGGCGTAGCGATGGAATTTGATGATCCCGAAACCGTCATGAAATTTGTCGAAGATCTAAGCATTCCCTATCCAATCGTGCTTGGAAATCAAAAAATAGCGGGGCAGATAGATGAGCTTTCAATGTTGCCAAGTACTTATCTCTATAATCCGACAGGTAATCCCGCCGCGCGAAAAGTTGGCCTCATTACACGCGCCGAAATAGAAGCATTTATTAGCGCACACTGA
- a CDS encoding 2-isopropylmalate synthase, protein MKEHLYIFDTTLRDGEQSPGASMTREEKVRIARQLERMGVDVIEAGFPAASNGDFEAVKAVADVIKESTVCGLARAIETDINRAGEALRGAADIRIHTFIATSPIHMKNKLRMEPERVMEQAVKAVKWARKYTDNVEFSPEDAGRSEIDFLCRILEAVIDAGASTLNIPDTVGYTMPEQFGQLIRTLRERIPNADKAVFSVHCHNDLGLAVANSLAAVMSGARQVECTINGLGERAGNAALEEIVMAVRTRQDYFPCDTRIDATHIVPASKLISGITGFPVQPNKAIVGANAFAHESGIHQDGVLKHRETYEIMRAEDVGWGANKLLLGKHSGRNAFRNRLQELSIDVASEDQLNALFIRFKELADKKHEIFDEDLQALVSEETKHPEEYYRLISLIAHSETGEMPFARLVIAEGDNERQAESDGSGPVDATFRAIEKILNSGSELQLFSVNNITSGTDAQGEVTVRLQKAGRIVNGHGADTDIVAASAKAYLSACNKLHTKLERAHPQV, encoded by the coding sequence ATGAAAGAGCATTTATATATTTTTGATACAACGTTGCGTGATGGAGAGCAAAGTCCGGGTGCATCCATGACTCGGGAAGAGAAAGTGCGTATTGCCAGACAGTTGGAGCGCATGGGCGTTGATGTGATCGAAGCAGGTTTTCCGGCGGCTTCTAATGGCGATTTCGAAGCGGTCAAGGCGGTCGCTGATGTGATCAAGGAGAGTACCGTCTGTGGATTGGCGCGTGCAATTGAAACAGATATCAACCGTGCTGGTGAAGCGCTCAGAGGTGCAGCTGATATCCGTATTCATACCTTTATTGCTACATCACCCATTCACATGAAAAACAAACTGCGCATGGAACCGGAAAGAGTGATGGAACAAGCAGTTAAGGCGGTGAAATGGGCAAGGAAATATACCGATAACGTTGAATTCTCACCGGAAGATGCTGGTCGTTCAGAAATTGATTTTTTGTGCCGGATTCTGGAAGCTGTCATTGATGCAGGTGCTAGCACGCTGAATATCCCGGATACGGTGGGTTATACAATGCCGGAGCAATTTGGTCAGTTGATCCGGACGCTGCGTGAGCGTATTCCCAATGCTGACAAGGCAGTATTTTCCGTGCACTGTCATAATGATCTTGGACTTGCTGTTGCCAATTCACTAGCGGCAGTCATGAGTGGTGCCCGTCAGGTCGAGTGTACTATTAATGGTCTTGGGGAGCGTGCTGGCAACGCAGCGCTGGAAGAGATCGTGATGGCGGTTCGTACTCGTCAGGATTATTTTCCATGTGATACCCGCATCGATGCAACCCATATCGTGCCCGCGAGCAAGCTGATCTCGGGGATTACCGGTTTTCCTGTCCAGCCGAATAAAGCAATCGTGGGTGCAAATGCCTTTGCACACGAATCGGGTATTCATCAGGATGGCGTACTCAAACATCGAGAAACTTATGAAATTATGCGCGCAGAGGATGTGGGCTGGGGCGCTAACAAATTGTTGCTGGGTAAACATTCCGGACGCAACGCCTTCCGAAATCGCTTGCAGGAACTGAGCATTGATGTCGCCTCCGAAGATCAATTGAATGCCTTATTTATACGATTCAAGGAACTGGCAGATAAAAAACATGAAATTTTCGATGAGGATCTGCAAGCACTGGTTTCAGAAGAAACCAAGCATCCTGAAGAGTATTACCGTCTGATTTCACTGATTGCGCACAGCGAGACGGGTGAAATGCCATTTGCCAGGCTGGTAATTGCGGAAGGAGACAATGAAAGGCAAGCGGAATCGGATGGAAGTGGTCCGGTGGATGCGACTTTTCGTGCTATCGAAAAAATTCTGAATAGTGGATCAGAATTACAATTGTTTTCGGTGAATAACATTACTAGCGGAACGGATGCGCAGGGAGAGGTAACGGTTAGATTGCAGAAAGCAGGCCGGATCGTCAATGGTCACGGTGCGGATACCGATATTGTTGCCGCATCGGCCAAAGCTTACTTAAGTGCCTGCAATAAATTACACACTAAACTGGAGCGGGCTCACCCCCAAGTATAA
- the pssA gene encoding CDP-diacylglycerol--serine O-phosphatidyltransferase, translating into MEEFDPLEQPSDSNRLRRRGIYLLPNLFTTAALFAGFYAIVQAMNGNFSYSVIAIFVAMVFDGLDGRVARMTHTQTEFGAQYDSLSDMVSFGVAPALIVYEWALRDLGKIGWIAAFVFCACAALRLARFNVMIAVVDKRFFQGLPSPAAAALVAGMIWVIEDFQLNGKDIVWLAWGLTLFAGLTMVTNIPYYSGKEFNLHKKVSFFAVSLLLLFVFVLVPSHPPVVLFGLFLLYAFSGYGIKIWRLVKNRKRSNPQRENGLH; encoded by the coding sequence ATGGAGGAATTCGACCCGCTTGAGCAACCGTCAGATAGTAACCGACTCAGGCGAAGGGGTATCTATTTACTTCCTAATCTGTTTACAACAGCGGCACTTTTTGCGGGTTTTTATGCAATTGTGCAAGCCATGAATGGTAATTTTTCTTATTCCGTAATTGCTATTTTTGTGGCTATGGTATTTGATGGGCTCGATGGTCGGGTTGCGCGCATGACGCACACACAGACTGAATTTGGTGCGCAGTACGATAGTCTATCCGACATGGTTTCTTTTGGAGTGGCACCTGCATTGATTGTTTATGAATGGGCATTACGTGATTTGGGTAAAATTGGATGGATTGCAGCTTTTGTTTTTTGTGCCTGTGCTGCATTACGCTTGGCACGTTTTAATGTGATGATAGCGGTGGTAGATAAGCGCTTTTTTCAAGGATTACCTTCACCGGCAGCAGCGGCACTGGTTGCCGGCATGATTTGGGTAATTGAGGATTTTCAGCTTAATGGTAAGGATATAGTCTGGTTAGCCTGGGGATTGACATTGTTTGCCGGATTAACGATGGTGACTAATATCCCGTATTACAGCGGCAAGGAATTTAATCTGCACAAAAAAGTTTCTTTTTTCGCGGTATCGCTGTTGCTGCTCTTTGTTTTTGTACTGGTTCCAAGCCACCCACCAGTAGTATTGTTTGGATTGTTTTTGCTCTACGCATTTTCCGGCTATGGTATCAAAATCTGGCGTTTAGTAAAAAACAGAAAGCGTAGCAATCCACAAAGAGAGAATGGATTGCATTAG
- a CDS encoding phosphatidylserine decarboxylase — translation MTNTYPHPIIAREGWPFIAIAFAAAMTVHFFAGWAWAIFFWIIAFFVLQFFRDPPRLVPVLANAVLAPADGRIVAIEKVWDPYLNREALKVGVFMNVFNVHSNRSPIDGAVQNQWYFPGKFFNASLPKASLENERNALWIKSDAGQDITCVQIAGLIAKRIVCHVNPGEHLSRGQRFGFIRFGSRVDVYLPLGSKVRVIIGDKVRATTTILAELIN, via the coding sequence ATGACAAATACTTACCCACACCCGATCATAGCCCGTGAAGGCTGGCCATTCATCGCTATTGCATTTGCCGCTGCAATGACCGTTCATTTTTTTGCTGGCTGGGCATGGGCCATTTTTTTCTGGATAATCGCTTTTTTTGTTTTGCAGTTTTTTCGTGATCCACCCAGACTGGTTCCGGTACTAGCCAATGCAGTACTGGCTCCTGCGGATGGCCGTATTGTTGCGATTGAAAAAGTCTGGGATCCTTACCTGAATCGCGAAGCGCTCAAGGTAGGCGTATTCATGAATGTTTTCAATGTTCATTCTAATCGTAGTCCAATAGATGGAGCGGTTCAGAACCAGTGGTATTTCCCTGGAAAATTTTTTAATGCCAGCCTGCCGAAAGCTTCGCTGGAGAACGAGCGCAATGCTTTATGGATTAAAAGTGATGCCGGCCAGGATATAACCTGCGTACAGATTGCTGGGTTAATTGCTAAACGTATTGTCTGCCATGTTAATCCAGGAGAGCATTTGTCGCGTGGCCAACGCTTTGGTTTTATTCGTTTTGGTTCGAGAGTAGATGTCTATTTACCGCTAGGCAGCAAAGTCAGAGTAATCATTGGAGATAAAGTACGCGCAACTACCACGATTCTGGCTGAGCTTATAAACTAA
- the ilvC gene encoding ketol-acid reductoisomerase produces the protein MKVYYDKDADLSLIKKKKVAIIGYGSQGHAHANNLSNSGVKVVVGLRKDSASWDKAKKAGITVKEVSAAVKDADVVMLLLPDEHMASIYHQEIEPVLKKGATLAFAHGFNIHYGQIAIREDLDVIMIAPKGPGHLVRSTYVQGGGVPSLIAVHQDKSGKARDLALSYAAANGGTRGGVIETTFKEETETDLFGEQVVLCGGLTALIQMGFETLVEAGYAPEMAYFECLHEVKLIVDLIYEGGIANMRYSVSNNAEFGDISRGPRIITEATRNEMRKILREIQTGEYAREFILENRAGAPMLKSSRRLASEHLIEQTGAKLRDMMPWIKNNKLVDQTKN, from the coding sequence ATGAAAGTTTATTACGATAAAGATGCAGATCTGTCACTGATCAAGAAAAAGAAAGTGGCCATTATTGGTTATGGTTCTCAGGGGCATGCGCATGCCAATAACCTCAGTAACTCCGGTGTCAAGGTTGTCGTGGGATTGCGTAAAGATAGCGCATCCTGGGATAAAGCCAAAAAGGCAGGTATTACGGTAAAGGAAGTCAGTGCGGCAGTTAAGGATGCGGATGTGGTTATGCTGCTTTTGCCAGATGAGCACATGGCATCCATTTATCATCAAGAAATTGAGCCGGTACTGAAAAAAGGGGCGACACTTGCCTTTGCGCATGGATTTAATATTCACTACGGACAAATAGCTATTCGCGAGGATCTCGATGTGATCATGATCGCCCCGAAAGGCCCGGGACATCTGGTACGTTCTACCTATGTGCAGGGTGGTGGTGTGCCATCATTGATCGCAGTTCATCAGGATAAATCCGGCAAGGCGCGGGATCTTGCCTTGTCTTATGCTGCGGCAAATGGTGGCACACGCGGTGGTGTTATCGAAACCACCTTCAAGGAAGAAACCGAAACGGATTTGTTTGGTGAACAGGTCGTACTGTGCGGTGGCTTGACTGCATTGATCCAGATGGGTTTTGAAACATTGGTAGAAGCAGGGTACGCACCAGAGATGGCTTATTTTGAATGTCTGCATGAAGTCAAGCTGATTGTGGATTTGATTTATGAAGGCGGGATTGCCAACATGCGTTATTCGGTGTCAAATAATGCCGAATTTGGCGATATCTCAAGAGGACCTCGCATTATTACTGAGGCGACTCGTAATGAGATGCGCAAGATTCTACGTGAAATTCAAACAGGCGAATATGCTCGTGAATTTATTCTTGAAAATCGTGCCGGCGCGCCCATGCTCAAATCAAGTCGTCGTCTTGCCTCAGAACATCTGATCGAGCAAACAGGGGCAAAACTGCGAGATATGATGCCGTGGATCAAAAATAACAAACTGGTTGATCAAACAAAAAATTAA
- the ilvN gene encoding acetolactate synthase small subunit, which translates to MRHIISILLENEAGALSRVAGLFSARGYNIESLSVAPTEDPTLSRMTMVTTGSEDVVEQITKQLNKLIEVVKLVDLSNGDHIERELMLVKVRATGSAREEFKRLADIFRGSIVDVTEKTYTIELTGPSTKLDALLEAIDRSLIMEIARTGASGLGRGERSLKA; encoded by the coding sequence ATGCGACATATTATTTCAATTTTGCTGGAAAACGAGGCAGGTGCGTTGTCTCGCGTAGCGGGGCTTTTCTCGGCACGTGGCTATAACATTGAATCCTTGTCGGTTGCGCCTACCGAGGATCCTACCTTGTCGCGTATGACGATGGTGACGACTGGCTCCGAGGATGTTGTTGAACAGATCACCAAGCAGCTGAATAAACTGATTGAAGTGGTCAAATTGGTTGATCTGAGTAATGGTGATCATATCGAACGTGAACTGATGCTGGTAAAAGTCAGGGCGACGGGTTCGGCGCGTGAAGAATTTAAACGGCTGGCTGACATATTTCGTGGCAGCATTGTCGATGTGACCGAAAAAACTTATACGATCGAACTCACCGGTCCGAGTACAAAACTCGATGCACTGCTGGAGGCGATTGATCGCAGTCTGATCATGGAAATTGCACGCACAGGCGCTTCTGGTCTGGGGCGTGGTGAACGCTCACTAAAAGCTTAG
- a CDS encoding acetolactate synthase 3 catalytic subunit: MNAELTGAEIAIRCLQEEGVTHIFGYPGGAVLFIYDELFKQDKVKHILVRHEQAALHAADGYARSSNKVGVALVTSGPGVTNAVTGIATAYMDSIPLVIISGQVPTAAIGQDAFQEVDTVGITRPCVKHNFLVKDVAELATTMKKAFYIASSGRPGPVLVDIPKDVSQHKAIFHYPASVSLRSYMPVVNGNIRQIKKAVQMILDAKRPMIYAGGGVILDDAATELATLTQMLDFPCTNTLMGLGAYPATDRQFVGMLGMHGTYEANMAMQYCDVLIAVGARFDDRVIGNPKHFYSEDRKIIHIDIDPSSISKRVKVDVPIVGSVSQVLTELINLLKASKEKGDTHALQEWWKQIEQWRARDCLKYDHTSKIIKPQMVVEKLYNVTHGDAFITSDVGQHQMWAAQFYKFDKPRRWINSGGLGTMGFGLPAAMGVQMANQGATVACVTGEASIQMCIQELSTCKQYQLPIKIISLNNRYMGMVRQWQEFFHGNRYAESYMDALPDFVKLAESYGHVGMRIEKPEDVDGALQDAFNLKDRLVFMDFVTDQTENVFPMVPGGKGLSEMILV, encoded by the coding sequence ATGAATGCTGAGCTGACTGGTGCGGAAATTGCCATACGTTGCCTGCAGGAAGAAGGAGTAACCCATATCTTTGGTTACCCTGGTGGGGCAGTACTGTTCATTTATGACGAACTGTTCAAGCAGGATAAGGTAAAACATATTCTGGTCCGTCATGAGCAGGCTGCATTACACGCAGCTGATGGTTATGCCCGTTCAAGCAATAAGGTTGGCGTGGCGCTGGTGACTTCCGGTCCGGGGGTCACCAATGCGGTCACAGGAATCGCTACTGCTTATATGGATTCCATTCCCCTGGTCATTATTAGCGGACAGGTGCCGACTGCAGCAATCGGACAGGATGCATTCCAGGAGGTAGATACGGTCGGGATTACACGACCCTGCGTTAAACATAATTTCCTTGTCAAGGATGTTGCTGAGCTGGCCACAACAATGAAAAAAGCATTCTATATTGCTTCCAGTGGGCGACCGGGACCGGTACTGGTAGATATCCCGAAGGATGTTAGTCAGCATAAAGCGATATTTCATTATCCTGCTTCTGTTTCACTGCGTTCCTATATGCCAGTTGTCAATGGCAATATCAGGCAGATCAAAAAAGCAGTACAAATGATTCTGGATGCTAAGCGGCCCATGATTTACGCCGGTGGTGGGGTCATTCTGGATGATGCCGCCACGGAATTGGCGACCCTCACCCAAATGTTGGATTTTCCATGTACGAATACTTTAATGGGTCTGGGAGCTTATCCGGCAACAGACCGTCAATTTGTCGGCATGCTCGGTATGCATGGTACGTACGAGGCCAATATGGCTATGCAGTATTGCGATGTTCTGATTGCTGTTGGTGCCCGTTTTGATGATCGCGTGATTGGAAATCCAAAGCATTTTTATAGTGAAGATCGCAAGATTATTCATATCGACATCGATCCATCGTCCATTTCCAAGCGTGTCAAGGTCGATGTACCGATTGTTGGCAGTGTGTCTCAGGTGTTGACTGAATTGATCAATCTGCTGAAAGCCAGCAAGGAGAAGGGTGATACGCACGCGCTACAGGAATGGTGGAAACAGATCGAGCAATGGCGTGCGCGCGATTGTTTGAAATACGATCACACCAGCAAGATTATCAAACCACAAATGGTGGTTGAGAAACTCTATAACGTCACACACGGTGATGCATTTATAACATCTGATGTTGGTCAGCACCAGATGTGGGCGGCGCAATTTTATAAATTTGATAAACCAAGGCGCTGGATCAACTCGGGAGGTCTGGGTACGATGGGTTTTGGTCTGCCGGCAGCAATGGGGGTGCAGATGGCCAATCAGGGCGCAACGGTTGCCTGTGTGACAGGAGAGGCAAGTATTCAGATGTGTATCCAGGAGCTCTCCACATGCAAACAATACCAGCTACCGATAAAAATTATTAGTCTGAACAACCGCTATATGGGCATGGTGAGGCAGTGGCAGGAATTTTTCCATGGCAATCGTTACGCAGAATCATATATGGATGCCTTGCCGGATTTCGTAAAACTCGCTGAAAGCTATGGCCATGTTGGTATGCGTATCGAAAAGCCGGAGGATGTCGATGGCGCCTTGCAGGATGCTTTCAATCTGAAGGACCGATTAGTTTTCATGGATTTTGTGACGGATCAGACCGAAAATGTTTTCCCGATGGTGCCTGGTGGTAAAGGGCTATCCGAGATGATTCTGGTATAA
- the tldD gene encoding metalloprotease TldD → MNDLIAIADQYLLAPYQLDTGKLETVFGQICTHRVDYADIYFQYSRSEGWALEEGIVKSGSFNIDQGLGVRAISGEKTAFAYSDEINHLALMSAAQATRAIAQQGEGSSAAVTSQKRDSRPVSLYLPYDPIARCENADKITLLKKLESFARALDKRVIQVMASLAGEYEVVMVMRSDGLLAADVRPLVRVSLQVIAEENGRREQGMAGGGGRFDYAYFSDTILQEYAHKAVHQAVTNLAAKPAPAGSMTVVLGSGWPGILLHEAIGHGLEADFNRKGSSAFSGRVGEQVAARGVTVVDDGTLKDRRGSLNMDDEGNPTQCTTLIEDGILKGYLQDNLSARLMNQPVTGNGRRESFAHIPMPRMTNTYMLNGDKEPEEIIASVKKGLYAANFGGGQVDITSGKFVFSAAEAYMIEDGKITYPVKGATLIGNGPDVLTRVSMIGNDLLLDPGVGTCGKEGQSVPVGVGQPTLRVDGITVGGTNG, encoded by the coding sequence ATGAATGATTTAATTGCAATAGCCGATCAGTATCTGCTCGCGCCTTATCAGCTGGATACCGGCAAGCTGGAGACGGTGTTTGGTCAGATTTGCACCCATCGTGTTGACTATGCAGATATTTATTTTCAGTATAGTCGCTCGGAAGGTTGGGCGCTGGAGGAGGGCATCGTCAAATCAGGCAGTTTCAATATCGATCAAGGTTTGGGAGTGCGAGCCATCAGTGGAGAAAAGACGGCATTTGCTTATTCTGATGAAATTAATCATCTGGCATTAATGTCTGCCGCACAGGCAACGCGGGCTATTGCTCAACAGGGAGAGGGCAGTTCTGCTGCCGTTACCAGCCAGAAACGGGATTCTCGTCCGGTTTCTCTCTATCTGCCGTATGATCCAATCGCCAGATGTGAGAATGCTGACAAAATTACTCTATTGAAAAAACTGGAGAGTTTTGCACGTGCTCTGGATAAACGAGTAATTCAGGTCATGGCATCACTGGCCGGTGAATATGAAGTTGTGATGGTGATGCGTAGTGACGGTTTGTTGGCTGCGGATGTTCGACCGTTGGTGCGGGTGTCATTACAGGTGATTGCAGAGGAAAATGGCCGTCGTGAACAGGGAATGGCTGGGGGCGGCGGAAGATTTGATTATGCCTACTTCAGCGATACAATTCTGCAGGAGTACGCGCACAAGGCAGTTCATCAGGCAGTGACAAACTTGGCGGCAAAACCAGCGCCGGCGGGCAGCATGACCGTTGTGCTCGGTAGCGGTTGGCCGGGAATTTTGCTGCATGAGGCCATTGGTCATGGATTAGAAGCAGATTTCAACCGTAAAGGGAGCTCCGCATTTTCTGGACGAGTGGGCGAGCAGGTGGCCGCACGTGGTGTAACTGTAGTGGATGACGGAACGCTAAAGGATCGTCGTGGCTCCCTGAATATGGATGATGAAGGTAATCCAACACAATGCACCACCTTGATTGAGGATGGTATTCTCAAAGGCTATCTTCAGGACAATCTGAGCGCGCGTTTGATGAATCAGCCTGTAACCGGTAATGGCCGTCGCGAATCTTTTGCGCATATTCCGATGCCGCGCATGACCAATACTTATATGCTTAATGGCGATAAAGAACCGGAGGAAATTATTGCCTCTGTCAAAAAAGGGTTGTATGCGGCTAATTTTGGTGGCGGGCAAGTGGATATTACCAGTGGAAAATTCGTATTCTCAGCTGCGGAAGCATATATGATCGAGGATGGTAAAATTACTTATCCGGTGAAGGGGGCAACCCTGATTGGTAACGGGCCGGATGTGCTGACCCGCGTTTCCATGATCGGTAATGATCTGCTGCTGGATCCCGGAGTGGGAACCTGCGGCAAGGAAGGGCAAAGCGTACCGGTTGGCGTCGGGCAGCCTACGTTGCGGGTGGATGGGATTACAGTGGGCGGTACGAATGGCTAG
- a CDS encoding carbon-nitrogen hydrolase family protein has product MQAEVGLFSGRSPGGADTKIRVAAVQMASGPSVSANLEEALRLIEEATSCGAKLVVLPEYFCVMGMKDTDKLVVREPLGEGMIQQFLSDTAKRLGIWLVGGSVPLVSPVLDKIYNSCLVYDQQGKLAARYDKIHLFGLALGNENFAEKRTIEAGNQVVALDTPFGRMGLSICYDLRFPELYRMMGKVDVILAPSAFTAITGKAHWETLIRARAIENQAYLIASAQGGFHVNGRETNGDSMIVDPWGVILERLPRGAGVVVADIDRTYQTSVRNSLPALEHRCLLPC; this is encoded by the coding sequence ATGCAAGCTGAGGTCGGATTATTCTCGGGACGTTCGCCAGGGGGTGCCGATACAAAGATTCGCGTTGCTGCTGTGCAAATGGCCTCTGGACCAAGTGTCAGCGCTAATCTGGAAGAGGCGCTTCGCCTGATTGAGGAAGCAACATCATGTGGTGCAAAATTGGTGGTTCTACCCGAATATTTCTGCGTGATGGGAATGAAAGATACCGATAAACTTGTGGTGCGGGAACCTCTTGGGGAAGGAATGATTCAGCAGTTCTTGAGTGATACTGCCAAGCGATTGGGTATCTGGCTGGTAGGTGGATCGGTTCCGCTGGTGTCTCCTGTTCTGGACAAGATTTACAATAGCTGCCTGGTTTACGACCAGCAAGGTAAGTTGGCGGCGCGTTATGACAAGATTCATTTGTTTGGTCTCGCTCTGGGTAATGAAAATTTTGCTGAAAAAAGAACCATTGAAGCTGGTAATCAGGTAGTGGCGCTTGATACTCCATTTGGCCGGATGGGGTTGTCAATCTGTTATGATCTGCGTTTCCCGGAGCTTTACCGCATGATGGGGAAAGTAGATGTCATCCTGGCGCCGTCGGCTTTTACTGCGATCACTGGCAAGGCACACTGGGAAACATTGATTCGTGCGCGTGCGATCGAGAATCAGGCTTACCTGATTGCTTCTGCGCAAGGTGGATTTCATGTCAACGGACGTGAAACCAATGGTGATAGCATGATTGTTGATCCGTGGGGGGTTATTCTGGAGCGTCTGCCACGTGGTGCTGGAGTAGTAGTGGCCGATATTGACCGTACCTATCAAACTAGTGTTCGTAACAGTCTGCCTGCGCTTGAGCATCGCTGTCTGTTGCCCTGCTAG